The following are encoded together in the Peromyscus leucopus breed LL Stock chromosome 1, UCI_PerLeu_2.1, whole genome shotgun sequence genome:
- the Polr2g gene encoding DNA-directed RNA polymerase II subunit RPB7: MFYHISLEHEILLHPRYFGPNLLNTVKQKLFTEVEGTCTGKYGFVIAVTTIDNIGAGVIQPGRGFVLYPVKYKAIVFRPFKGEVVDAVVTQVNKVGLFTEIGPMSCFISRHSIPSEMEFDPNSNPPCYKTMDEDIVIQQDDEIRLKIVGTRVDKNDIFAIGSLMDDYLGLVS, translated from the exons ATGTTTTATCAC ATTTCCCTGGAGCACGAGATCCTGCTGCATCCACGCTACTTCGGTCCCAATTTACTCAACACCGTGAAGCAGAAGCTCTTCACCGAGGTGGAGGGGACCTGCACCGGAAA GTATGGCTTTGTAATTGCTGTCACCACCATTGACAATATTGGTGCTGGTGTGATCCAGCCAGGCCGAGGTTTTGTTCTTTATCCAGTTAAGTACAAGGCTATTGTTTTCCGGCCATTTAAAGGTGAAGTGGTGGATGCTGTGGTTACTCAGGTCAACAAG GTTGGACTTTTCACAGAAATTGGGCCCATGTCTTGCTTCATCTCTAGACAT TCCATCCCATCAGAGATGGAGTTCGATCCAAACTCCAACCCACCTTGTTACAAGACAATGGATGAG GACATCGTGATTCAGCAGGATGATGAGATCCGCTTGAAGATTGTGGGGACACGTGTGGACAAGAATGACATT TTTGCTATTGGCTCTCTGATGGACGATTACTTGG GACTTGTGAGCTGA